The following coding sequences are from one Salvia hispanica cultivar TCC Black 2014 chromosome 3, UniMelb_Shisp_WGS_1.0, whole genome shotgun sequence window:
- the LOC125212963 gene encoding ammonium transporter 3 member 1-like produces MAVNASAVPLAYQAYTSAAVPDWLNKGDNAWQMTAATLVGLQSVPGLVILYGSIVKKKWAVNSAFMALYAFAAVVICWVVWAYKMSFGEELLPFWGKAGPALGQKFLIGQASLPATQHYYRNGTVETAMATPFYPMASLVWYQGVFAAITLILVAGSLLGRMNIRAWMMFVPLWLTFSYTVGAFSLWGGGFLYHWGVMDYSGGYVIHLSSGVAGITAAFWVGPRTKIDRERFPPNNVLLMLAGAGMLWMGWSGFNGGGPYSANIDSSMAVINTNICAATSLLVWTWLDVIFFGKPSVIGAVQGMITGLVCITPGAGLVQGWAAIVMGVLSGSVPWFTMMVVHKKWWLLQSIDDTLGVFHTHAVAGYLGGILTGLFAEPVLCSLFLPVTNSRGGVYGGVGGVQILKQIVGGAFIIGWNIVVTSIICVAIGLIIPLRMPEEELLIGDDAVHGEEAYALWGDGEKYDNTKHSGTSDDLTPPHKASSGATQVV; encoded by the exons GTGCCGCTAGCCTACCAAGCTTACACCAGCGCCGCTGTGCCCGATTGGCTGAACAAAGGCGACAACGCATGGCAGATGACCGCAGCCACCCTTGTCGGGCTGCAGAGCGTGCCGGGCTTAGTAATCCTGTACGGCAGCATCGTTAAAAAGAAATGGGCCGTCAACTCCGCATTCATGGCCCTATACGCCTTCGCGGCGGTGGTTATATGCTGGGTGGTGTGGGCCTACAAGATGTCCTTCGGGGAGGAGCTCCTCCCCTTCTGGGGCAAGGCTGGCCCCGCCCTGGGACAGAAGTTCCTTATAGGCCAGGCCAGCCTGCCCGCCACCCAGCACTACTACCGCAATGGCACAGTGGAGACCGCCATGGCGACGCCCTTCTACCCGATGGCGTCGCTTGTGTGGTACCAGGGCGTGTTTGCTGCCATCACTCTTATTCTGGTGGCGGGGTCGTTGCTAGGGAGGATGAACATCAGAGCGTGGATGATGTTCGTCCCGCTCTGGCTCACCTTCTCCTACACCGTAGGAGCTTTCAGCCTCTGGGGTGGAGGCTTTCTCTACCACTGGGGTGTCATGGATTACTCCGGTGGATATGTCATCCACCTCTCTTCCGGTGTCGCCGGCATCACCGCTGCTTTTTGG GTAGGCCCTAGAACGAAGATTGATAGAGAGAGATTTCCCCCAAACAATGTGCTATTAATGCTGGCGGGGGCAGGGATGCTGTGGATGGGGTGGTCGGGGTTCAACGGCGGTGGGCCCTACAGCGCCAACATAGACTCGTCGATGGCGGTGATCAACACCAACATCTGCGCCGCCACCAGCCTCCTTGTCTGGACGTGGCTAGAcgtcatcttcttcgggaagcCCTCCGTCATCGGCGCAGTTCAGGGGATGATCACTGGCCTTGTTTGCATCACTCCGGGTGCAG GGCTTGTTCAAGGGTGGGCAGCCATAGTGATGGGAGTGCTCTCCGGCAGCGTGCCGTGGTTCACAATGATGGTTGTCCACAAGAAGTGGTGGCTCCTCCAGTCCATCGACGACACCCTCGGCGTCTTCCACACCCACGCCGTTGCCGGCTACCTCGGCGGCATCCTCACCGGCCTCTTCGCCGAGCCCGTCCTCTGCTCCCTCTTCTTGCCCGTCACCAACTCCCGTGGCGGCGTCTACGGCGGGGTCGGCGGCGTCCAGATCCTCAAGCAGATCGTTGGAGGCGCGTTCATCATCGGCTGGAACATCGTCGTCACCTCCATTATCTGCGTCGCGATCGGCCTCATCATCCCGTTGCGCATGCCCGAGGAGGAGCTGCTCATTGGCGACGACGCCGTGCACGGGGAGGAGGCCTACGCTTTGTGGGGCGACGGGGAGAAGTACGACAACACCAAGCACAGTGGCACGTCGGATGATCTCACGCCGCCGCACAAGGCGTCTAGCGGAGCTACGCAGGTGGTTTGA
- the LOC125209671 gene encoding uncharacterized protein LOC125209671, with the protein MDIFRKAKSIRMVSYRDKYLTADEDVESVIQGEYQRPQSVWTVELVEYRDAIRLRSCFGTYLTASNIPLLPGTTARKAVQTMSPPSDPAIEWEPLRDGMQVKLRSCCGNFLRPKGGLPPWRNIVTHDVPHLPNSGNKLLWDVHVVEKQAGSFSEAMDSIIEYR; encoded by the coding sequence ATGGATATATTCCGGAAGGCAAAATCGATCAGGATGGTGAGCTACCGCGACAAATACCTAACCGCGGATGAGGACGTGGAGAGCGTGATCCAAGGCGAATACCAGCGCCCGCAATCGGTGTGGACAGTCGAATTGGTCGAATATCGCGACGCCATCCGTCTGCGGAGCTGTTTCGGAACGTATTTGACGGCCTCAAACATCCCGCTCCTCCCGGGGACGACGGCGAGGAAGGCGGTGCAGACGATGTCGCCGCCGTCGGATCCGGCGATCGAGTGGGAGCCCCTGCGCGACGGGATGCAGGTGAAGCTCCGCTCGTGCTGCGGCAACTTCCTGCGCCCTAAGGGCGGGCTGCCGCCGTGGAGGAACATCGTGACGCACGACGTGCCGCACCTCCCCAATTCGGGGAACAAGCTCCTCTGGGATGTCCACGTCGTCGAGAAACAGGCTGGATCCTTCTCGGAGGCCATGGATTCCATCATAGAATACAGGTAA